The following are encoded together in the Ignavibacteriales bacterium genome:
- the nrfD gene encoding polysulfide reductase NrfD yields MNVDYSRELPTIEGRLSLAEIERLVAAPLESKPDKKFYIALSISGTFLLIGAICLAISFYYGTGMWGNNQPVGWAFPIVNFVFWVGIGHAGTLISAILFLLRQKWRTGIARFAEAMTIFAVMCAGIFPIIHTGRPWLAGYLTPYPNQHSLWVNFTSPLVWDVFAVSTYFTVSLVFWYVGLIPDFATMRDRTVSKLRKTIYSIFSLGWRHSNRHWQHYEKAYMLLAGFATPLVLSVHTIVSFDFAVSIMPGWHTTIFPPYFVAGAIFSGFAMVVTVLIFVRKIFDLQHIITINHLEKMNKVIIATSMMVGYAYAMEFFIAWYSGVPAEQFVFINRAFGPYAWAYWIMVSCNVIFPQFFWIRKIRRSVPIMLVIVILVKVGMWFERFVITVTSLSRDFLPSSWAYYKPTMYDAGILLGSFGLFFTLVILFTKALPVVSISEIKAVADGAQPVHHGGSHE; encoded by the coding sequence GTGAACGTAGATTATTCTCGAGAATTACCCACCATTGAGGGGAGACTTTCACTTGCAGAAATCGAAAGGTTGGTTGCTGCACCTCTCGAATCCAAACCTGATAAGAAATTTTACATTGCATTAAGCATATCAGGAACTTTTTTGTTGATCGGAGCAATTTGTCTCGCAATAAGTTTCTATTATGGTACTGGAATGTGGGGAAACAATCAGCCTGTCGGATGGGCTTTTCCAATCGTGAACTTTGTATTCTGGGTTGGTATAGGTCATGCAGGCACATTAATTTCGGCAATACTTTTCTTATTACGGCAAAAATGGAGAACCGGAATTGCCCGCTTTGCAGAAGCAATGACAATCTTTGCAGTTATGTGCGCTGGAATTTTCCCTATTATTCATACCGGGCGTCCATGGCTGGCAGGTTATCTTACGCCATATCCTAATCAACATAGTTTGTGGGTTAATTTTACTTCTCCACTTGTATGGGATGTTTTTGCAGTTTCAACATATTTCACTGTTTCACTTGTGTTCTGGTATGTTGGTTTGATTCCTGACTTTGCGACCATGCGGGATCGAACAGTTTCTAAATTGAGAAAAACAATTTATTCAATCTTCAGTTTAGGGTGGAGGCATTCAAACAGGCATTGGCAGCATTACGAAAAAGCTTATATGCTTTTAGCAGGATTTGCCACACCCCTTGTTCTTTCTGTTCACACAATTGTTAGTTTTGATTTTGCTGTTTCAATTATGCCCGGCTGGCATACTACAATTTTCCCACCATACTTTGTCGCTGGTGCTATTTTCTCCGGCTTTGCAATGGTGGTTACGGTGCTGATTTTTGTGCGAAAGATTTTTGATTTACAGCATATTATTACTATCAATCATCTTGAGAAAATGAACAAAGTTATTATTGCTACTAGTATGATGGTGGGATATGCTTACGCCATGGAATTTTTTATAGCCTGGTACAGCGGTGTACCTGCGGAACAATTTGTTTTTATCAATCGGGCATTTGGACCTTATGCTTGGGCATACTGGATAATGGTTTCTTGTAATGTAATCTTTCCGCAATTCTTCTGGATTAGAAAAATCAGAAGAAGCGTACCAATTATGCTTGTGATAGTAATTCTCGTAAAGGTAGGTATGTGGTTCGAGAGATTTGTGATAACAGTTACATCTTTAAGCAGGGATTTTCTTCCTTCAAGCTGGGCTTATTATAAACCAACTATGTATGACGCAGGGATTCTTTTAGGAAGTTTCGGATTATTCTTTACGCTTGTAATCTTATTTACGAAGGCTTTACCTGTCGTTTCAATTTCTGAAATTAAAGCTGTTGCCGATGGAGCACAACCCGTTCATCACGGAGGCAGCCATGAATAA
- a CDS encoding DUF3341 domain-containing protein translates to MNNKKLFAVSALFDDPNKIIKAASKISESGYTKYDVNTPYPVHGMDKAMKLKPSNLGFVTLFFGLSGTAIALLFMYWTMSVDYPMVIGGKPFFALPAFIPVTFELTVLLATLSTVIGMLAFFFKLPANSHPLHDTDYMQNVSKDKYGIFVESADPLFDENKLRNLFKELGAIKTEDIFIPEEETYPVFQPKFLILLFITALVVSGGTYFTLNKLMYTLPFNWMMEQGKLNPQKGSVLFADGFGMRKPVEGTVARGFIPYPYKGESNPPQTLSNPLLPTKAVLELGKKKFLTFCSPCHGNFADGDSRLNGQFPNPPTLHSERARNFSDGMIFHIITNGQNVMPSYASQITREERWAIVNYVRVLQRSKNASDSDLLLSKEESSKNVAK, encoded by the coding sequence ATGAATAATAAAAAACTTTTTGCTGTTAGTGCTCTCTTTGATGATCCAAATAAAATTATTAAAGCCGCTTCAAAAATCTCAGAGAGTGGTTATACAAAATATGATGTAAACACACCTTACCCTGTCCATGGTATGGACAAAGCAATGAAACTGAAACCATCAAATCTTGGTTTTGTCACTTTATTCTTCGGGTTATCAGGAACCGCAATTGCATTGTTATTTATGTACTGGACTATGTCAGTTGATTACCCCATGGTAATTGGAGGTAAACCATTTTTTGCACTGCCGGCTTTCATCCCTGTAACTTTTGAACTAACCGTTTTATTGGCCACTCTTTCAACTGTAATTGGAATGCTCGCTTTTTTCTTTAAACTTCCTGCAAATAGTCATCCCTTACACGATACTGATTACATGCAAAATGTTTCTAAAGACAAATACGGAATATTTGTGGAGTCAGCCGATCCTTTATTTGATGAAAATAAATTAAGAAATCTATTTAAAGAACTTGGAGCAATTAAAACTGAAGATATTTTTATACCTGAAGAAGAAACCTATCCGGTTTTTCAACCAAAATTTCTGATTTTATTATTTATTACTGCATTAGTTGTATCAGGTGGAACTTATTTCACCTTGAACAAGCTTATGTACACTTTACCATTCAATTGGATGATGGAACAGGGAAAGCTTAATCCGCAAAAGGGGAGTGTACTTTTTGCTGATGGATTTGGAATGCGAAAACCAGTCGAGGGAACTGTAGCTCGTGGATTTATTCCATACCCTTACAAAGGTGAATCGAATCCTCCGCAAACATTGAGTAACCCATTGCTGCCGACTAAAGCGGTTCTCGAATTAGGTAAAAAGAAATTTCTAACTTTTTGCAGTCCCTGTCACGGAAATTTTGCTGATGGTGACAGCAGGTTAAATGGTCAATTTCCAAATCCACCTACCTTACATTCTGAACGAGCAAGAAATTTTAGTGACGGTATGATATTTCATATTATAACTAACGGACAAAATGTGATGCCTTCTTATGCATCACAAATTACAAGAGAAGAGCGCTGGGCAATTGTAAATTATGTGAGAGTACTTCAGCGTTCAAAAAATGCTTCTGATTCAGATTTATTATTGAGTAAAGAGGAGAGTTCAAAAAATGTCGCAAAATAA